ATTAATTGCTGTCATACAGGGCGTATGTGTAATATATTATATGCATAATTGAACAGTGGATtgatggctggctggctggctgagaAGCTGGCCTCCATTGATAAGCACATTGAATGACATAAGTGAGACGGGCATAATTAATCTCCCAGTGACCTTCAGGTCCCTTACTCCCTCCCTTCGTCCATTATATAGCCTCCGATTTTCCCATTAAAACATTGTCGTCGCCGTAAAAAGTAATCACAcaattttctcaattttccTCTCCCGTTACAGTAATCTCGGAGACCCACTGGCGGCGACATAAAGTCACTTTATCTGCTCGCAGCCATGGATTTTAGAAAGCATTTGGGTTTATTGACGCTCGTCCTGGTCGCTGTCCTTGCGTTTTACGGGCGCCCAGCGGACGCCTGCTCCTGCTATCCCGCCCATCCCCAGACGCATTTCTGCCAGGCAGACTACGGTGAGTTATTTCATATACATAGGGGGAGAATCCCTGCGagaattcaataaataaatgccaacGCTTTCCGACAGTTGTGCAGCTGCGCGTCCTTCGCAAATCAGACACCATCGAGCCGGGCAAATCCACTTACAAAGTGCAACTCAAGCGCACCTACAAGGTAAACAGCAGCTGACATTGTCACTTgttatacacaaaaaaaaaaacagattcCCAAGGGTTTTTATATTAACTTTCTTCGAGTGAACATGTAAACTAAGATCTGTACTTTAGGCTACTCCCGAGGCGCGGCGTATGCTGCGTGATGGACGCCTGGCCACACCTCTCGCGGACTCCATGTGCGGAATGAAGCTGGACATTGGAAAGGTGTATATTATAGCCGGAAAGATGCCGGCGCTTAACGTTTGCCACTACGTCAAGGAGTACACCAAGATGACCAAGACAGAGCGCCATGGCTTCAGCGGCGGCTATGCCAAGAGTTGCAGTTGCACAGTGAGTTTTGGGTTAAAGCTACCCATTTCAATTTCCTATTAAATTCTGGATTCTAAACCTTCAGGTGACTCCTTGCTTCCGTGATGATTGCCTGAGGGGACCGAACTACGCGGACGAGTGCAGGTGGTCGCCGCGCGCCAAATGTGAGACGGATTTCAGTGCCTGCATGCCGCACAAGATTAATACGAAGCACGGCATCGTTTCCCGTTGCCACTGGCGACGCACACAGCTC
Above is a genomic segment from Drosophila kikkawai strain 14028-0561.14 chromosome 3R, DkikHiC1v2, whole genome shotgun sequence containing:
- the Timp gene encoding tissue inhibitor of metalloproteinase — translated: MDFRKHLGLLTLVLVAVLAFYGRPADACSCYPAHPQTHFCQADYVVQLRVLRKSDTIEPGKSTYKVQLKRTYKATPEARRMLRDGRLATPLADSMCGMKLDIGKVYIIAGKMPALNVCHYVKEYTKMTKTERHGFSGGYAKSCSCTVTPCFRDDCLRGPNYADECRWSPRAKCETDFSACMPHKINTKHGIVSRCHWRRTQLYRKCRSDP